From the Rattus norvegicus strain BN/NHsdMcwi chromosome Y, GRCr8, whole genome shotgun sequence genome, one window contains:
- the LOC134484427 gene encoding Y-linked testis-specific protein 1-like produces MKPERRTKATRQWTRSTMAYQTRSTAKKKRVSVRRMSTPSFQKRKRKRPSPQSLGNIVGCRISHGWKEGDEPITQWKAIVLDQLPTNPSLYLVKYDGVDCVYGLALHSDERILKLKVLTHKVVFPQVKDAHLASAMVGRAVEHKFEGKHGSKDNWRGVVLAQVPIMKDWFYITYEKDPVLYIYQLLDDYTEGNLCIIPEISPAEVKSEVGSDILTGQCVQFTRSDGSKKISKVIYQVLAKPSVYFIKFDGDVHIYVYNLMEKIR; encoded by the coding sequence atgaagcctgaacgcAGAACAaaagccacaagacagtggaccaggagtacCATGGCCTACCAAACtcggtctacagccaagaagaagagggtgtctgtgaggaggatgagcacaccatccttccagaagcggaagaggaagaggccttctccccagtccctggggaacattgtggggtgCAGAATTTcacacggatggaaggaaggtgatgagcccattacccaatggaaggccatagttctagatcaactgccaacaaatccctctctctatctggtcaagtatgatggagttgattgtgtctatggactggcacttcacagtgatgagaggattttaaagcttaaggtcttgactcacaaagttgtgtttcctcaagtgaaagacgcccatctcgcaagtgccatggttggccgtgctgtggagcataaatttgagggcaaacatggctctaaggacaactggaggggggtggtcctagcccaggtgccaatcatgaaggactggttttacatcacctatgagaaagatccagtcctatataTCTATCaactcctggatgattacacagaaggtaatctctgtatcattccagagatttcgccagcagaggtgaagtcagaagttggcagcgacatcttaacaggtcaatgtgtgcaatTCACCAGAAgtgacgggtccaaaaagatcagcaaagtcatttaccaagttctagccaagccttccgtgtacttcatcaagtttgatggcgacgtccacatctatgtctataatctgatggaaaagatccgttaa